A genomic region of Falco rusticolus isolate bFalRus1 chromosome 20, bFalRus1.pri, whole genome shotgun sequence contains the following coding sequences:
- the LETM2 gene encoding LETM1 domain-containing protein LETM2, mitochondrial isoform X1, with translation MAACSCSALLAAARPSFRGSHLLAFSNSPYTPAVAFVQLVDSHLNQTCIRASENLPSPHCARLGFGLPPSPANIVRTFHMSTCLHQELQDEPPPHRSTVKQGTKPAKTPAKQVVEAAGGKKSLRQKVVDELKHYYNGFHLLWIDTKVAARMVWRLLHGQVLTRRERRRLMRTCADLFRLVPFLVFVVVPFMEFLLPVFLKLFPEMLPSTFETESKKEEKQKKKLNAKLELAKFLQETIAEMAKRNKADTGQGKQFSTYVHQIRHTGHQPSTQEIVRFSKLFEDELTLEHLERPQLVALCKLLELQPIGTNNLLRFQLLLRLRTIKADDEMIAKEGVNGLSVSELQSACRARGMRSLGLSEEQLKEQLTQWLDLHLKENVPPSLLLLSRALYLIDIKPQSVPVPQSKIGETAEIVTSVLEGQETLMDPAPIVQGRKNEELVSQPTEKLPVSEVLVKPPSREVSLSKFLDLPKEIVLYRTYRQTGNLCYKM, from the exons ATGGCGGCCTGCAGCTGCAGCGCGCTCCTCGCTGCCGCCAGGCCCAG TTTCAGAGGCTCCCATCTTCTTGCGTTCTCCAATTCTCCATACACTCCAGCTGTTGCTTTTGTCCAATTAGTGGATTCTCATTTAAACCAGACTTGCATAAGAGCCTCTGAAAACCTGCCATCACCGCACTGTGCGCGGTTGGGCTTTGGCCTGCCTCCCTCACCGGCTAACATTGTGCGAACGTTTCACATGTCCACCTGCTTGCATCAGGAGCTCCAAGACGAACCTCCGCCCCACCGAAGCACTGTAAAGCAGGGCACTAAGCCTGCTAAAACTCCAGCAAAACAAGTCGTAGAGGCTGCCGGGGGGAAAAAGTCTTTACGCCAAAAAGTTGTGGATGAACTGAAACATTATTACAATGGATTCCACTTGCTCTGGATTGACACTAAAGTGGCTGCCAGGATGGTGTGGAGGCTGTTACATGGTCAGGTCCTCACTAGGAGGGAGAGACGAAGG TTGATGAGAACCTGCGCAGACCTCTTCCGCCTAGTTCCCTTCCTGGTGTTTGTTGTTGTCCCCTTCATGGAGTTTCTGTTACCTGTATTCTTGAAGCTCTTTCCTGAAATGCTGCCGTCGACCTTTGAGACAGAGTCAAAAAAG gaagaaaagcagaaaaagaaattaaatgcaaagctAGAGTTAGCAAAGTTCCTGCAGGAGACCATTGCAGAGATGGCCAAAAGGAACAAAGCAGACACAGGACAAGGAAAACAATTCTCCACTTACGTGCACCAG ATTCGTCACACCGGCCATCAGCCCAGTACCCAGGAGATCGTACGCTTCTCCAAGCTCTTTGAGGATGAGCTGACCCTGGAGCACTTGGAACGACCGCAGTTAGTGGCTCTTTGCAAATTGCTTGAGCTGCAGCCCATTGGCACCAACAACCTGCTCCGCTTTCAACTTCTGCTGAGACTCAGAACTATCAAGGCAGATGATGAA atgatTGCCAAGGAAGGAGTCAATGGCCTAAGTGTGTCTGAACTGCAGAGTGCATGCAGAGCCAGAGGAATGCGATCGTTGGGTCTCTCAGAGGAGCAGCTAAAGGAACAGCTCACACAG TGGCTGGATCTGCATTTGAAAGAGAATGTTCCaccttctctgctcctgctttccCGTGCCTTGTACTTAATAGATATAAAGCCACAATCTGTTCCAGTTCCACAAAGTAAG ATAGGTGAAACCGCTGAAATAGTGACATCCGTCCTTGAAGGTCAAGAGACCCTAATGGATCCTGCTCCCATTGTACAGGGAAGAAAG aatGAAGAACTTGTGTCTCAGCCAACAGAGAAATTGCCAGTCTCGGAAGTGTTAGTTAAGCCTCCCTCACGAGAGGTAAGCTTGTCAAAATTCTTAGACCTTCCAAAGGAGATTGTTCTTTACAGAACTTACAGACAAACTGGAAATTTATGCTACAAGATGTGA
- the LETM2 gene encoding LETM1 domain-containing protein LETM2, mitochondrial isoform X3, producing the protein MAACSCSALLAAARPSFRGSHLLAFSNSPYTPAVAFVQLVDSHLNQTCIRASENLPSPHCARLGFGLPPSPANIVRTFHMSTCLHQELQDEPPPHRSTVKQGTKPAKTPAKQVVEAAGGKKSLRQKVVDELKHYYNGFHLLWIDTKVAARMVWRLLHGQVLTRRERRRLMRTCADLFRLVPFLVFVVVPFMEFLLPVFLKLFPEMLPSTFETESKKEEKQKKKLNAKLELAKFLQETIAEMAKRNKADTGQGKQFSTYVHQIRHTGHQPSTQEIVRFSKLFEDELTLEHLERPQLVALCKLLELQPIGTNNLLRFQLLLRLRTIKADDEMIAKEGVNGLSVSELQSACRARGMRSLGLSEEQLKEQLTQWLDLHLKENVPPSLLLLSRALYLIDIKPQSVPVPQSKIGETAEIVTSVLEGQETLMDPAPIVQGRKNEELVSQPTEKLPVSEVLVKPPSRELLMSTSRMPT; encoded by the exons ATGGCGGCCTGCAGCTGCAGCGCGCTCCTCGCTGCCGCCAGGCCCAG TTTCAGAGGCTCCCATCTTCTTGCGTTCTCCAATTCTCCATACACTCCAGCTGTTGCTTTTGTCCAATTAGTGGATTCTCATTTAAACCAGACTTGCATAAGAGCCTCTGAAAACCTGCCATCACCGCACTGTGCGCGGTTGGGCTTTGGCCTGCCTCCCTCACCGGCTAACATTGTGCGAACGTTTCACATGTCCACCTGCTTGCATCAGGAGCTCCAAGACGAACCTCCGCCCCACCGAAGCACTGTAAAGCAGGGCACTAAGCCTGCTAAAACTCCAGCAAAACAAGTCGTAGAGGCTGCCGGGGGGAAAAAGTCTTTACGCCAAAAAGTTGTGGATGAACTGAAACATTATTACAATGGATTCCACTTGCTCTGGATTGACACTAAAGTGGCTGCCAGGATGGTGTGGAGGCTGTTACATGGTCAGGTCCTCACTAGGAGGGAGAGACGAAGG TTGATGAGAACCTGCGCAGACCTCTTCCGCCTAGTTCCCTTCCTGGTGTTTGTTGTTGTCCCCTTCATGGAGTTTCTGTTACCTGTATTCTTGAAGCTCTTTCCTGAAATGCTGCCGTCGACCTTTGAGACAGAGTCAAAAAAG gaagaaaagcagaaaaagaaattaaatgcaaagctAGAGTTAGCAAAGTTCCTGCAGGAGACCATTGCAGAGATGGCCAAAAGGAACAAAGCAGACACAGGACAAGGAAAACAATTCTCCACTTACGTGCACCAG ATTCGTCACACCGGCCATCAGCCCAGTACCCAGGAGATCGTACGCTTCTCCAAGCTCTTTGAGGATGAGCTGACCCTGGAGCACTTGGAACGACCGCAGTTAGTGGCTCTTTGCAAATTGCTTGAGCTGCAGCCCATTGGCACCAACAACCTGCTCCGCTTTCAACTTCTGCTGAGACTCAGAACTATCAAGGCAGATGATGAA atgatTGCCAAGGAAGGAGTCAATGGCCTAAGTGTGTCTGAACTGCAGAGTGCATGCAGAGCCAGAGGAATGCGATCGTTGGGTCTCTCAGAGGAGCAGCTAAAGGAACAGCTCACACAG TGGCTGGATCTGCATTTGAAAGAGAATGTTCCaccttctctgctcctgctttccCGTGCCTTGTACTTAATAGATATAAAGCCACAATCTGTTCCAGTTCCACAAAGTAAG ATAGGTGAAACCGCTGAAATAGTGACATCCGTCCTTGAAGGTCAAGAGACCCTAATGGATCCTGCTCCCATTGTACAGGGAAGAAAG aatGAAGAACTTGTGTCTCAGCCAACAGAGAAATTGCCAGTCTCGGAAGTGTTAGTTAAGCCTCCCTCACGAGAG CTGCTTATGTCTACATCTAGGATGCCCACTTAA
- the LETM2 gene encoding LETM1 domain-containing protein LETM2, mitochondrial isoform X2 translates to MAACSCSALLAAARPSFRGSHLLAFSNSPYTPAVAFVQLVDSHLNQTCIRASENLPSPHCARLGFGLPPSPANIVRTFHMSTCLHQELQDEPPPHRSTVKQGTKPAKTPAKQVVEAAGGKKSLRQKVVDELKHYYNGFHLLWIDTKVAARMVWRLLHGQVLTRRERRRLMRTCADLFRLVPFLVFVVVPFMEFLLPVFLKLFPEMLPSTFETESKKEEKQKKKLNAKLELAKFLQETIAEMAKRNKADTGQGKQFSTYVHQIRHTGHQPSTQEIVRFSKLFEDELTLEHLERPQLVALCKLLELQPIGTNNLLRFQLLLRLRTIKADDEMIAKEGVNGLSVSELQSACRARGMRSLGLSEEQLKEQLTQWLDLHLKENVPPSLLLLSRALYLIDIKPQSVPVPQSKIGETAEIVTSVLEGQETLMDPAPIVQGRKNEELVSQPTEKLPVSEVLVKPPSRETKMEASQSSKAGANGV, encoded by the exons ATGGCGGCCTGCAGCTGCAGCGCGCTCCTCGCTGCCGCCAGGCCCAG TTTCAGAGGCTCCCATCTTCTTGCGTTCTCCAATTCTCCATACACTCCAGCTGTTGCTTTTGTCCAATTAGTGGATTCTCATTTAAACCAGACTTGCATAAGAGCCTCTGAAAACCTGCCATCACCGCACTGTGCGCGGTTGGGCTTTGGCCTGCCTCCCTCACCGGCTAACATTGTGCGAACGTTTCACATGTCCACCTGCTTGCATCAGGAGCTCCAAGACGAACCTCCGCCCCACCGAAGCACTGTAAAGCAGGGCACTAAGCCTGCTAAAACTCCAGCAAAACAAGTCGTAGAGGCTGCCGGGGGGAAAAAGTCTTTACGCCAAAAAGTTGTGGATGAACTGAAACATTATTACAATGGATTCCACTTGCTCTGGATTGACACTAAAGTGGCTGCCAGGATGGTGTGGAGGCTGTTACATGGTCAGGTCCTCACTAGGAGGGAGAGACGAAGG TTGATGAGAACCTGCGCAGACCTCTTCCGCCTAGTTCCCTTCCTGGTGTTTGTTGTTGTCCCCTTCATGGAGTTTCTGTTACCTGTATTCTTGAAGCTCTTTCCTGAAATGCTGCCGTCGACCTTTGAGACAGAGTCAAAAAAG gaagaaaagcagaaaaagaaattaaatgcaaagctAGAGTTAGCAAAGTTCCTGCAGGAGACCATTGCAGAGATGGCCAAAAGGAACAAAGCAGACACAGGACAAGGAAAACAATTCTCCACTTACGTGCACCAG ATTCGTCACACCGGCCATCAGCCCAGTACCCAGGAGATCGTACGCTTCTCCAAGCTCTTTGAGGATGAGCTGACCCTGGAGCACTTGGAACGACCGCAGTTAGTGGCTCTTTGCAAATTGCTTGAGCTGCAGCCCATTGGCACCAACAACCTGCTCCGCTTTCAACTTCTGCTGAGACTCAGAACTATCAAGGCAGATGATGAA atgatTGCCAAGGAAGGAGTCAATGGCCTAAGTGTGTCTGAACTGCAGAGTGCATGCAGAGCCAGAGGAATGCGATCGTTGGGTCTCTCAGAGGAGCAGCTAAAGGAACAGCTCACACAG TGGCTGGATCTGCATTTGAAAGAGAATGTTCCaccttctctgctcctgctttccCGTGCCTTGTACTTAATAGATATAAAGCCACAATCTGTTCCAGTTCCACAAAGTAAG ATAGGTGAAACCGCTGAAATAGTGACATCCGTCCTTGAAGGTCAAGAGACCCTAATGGATCCTGCTCCCATTGTACAGGGAAGAAAG aatGAAGAACTTGTGTCTCAGCCAACAGAGAAATTGCCAGTCTCGGAAGTGTTAGTTAAGCCTCCCTCACGAGAG ACCAAAATGGAAGCATCTCAGAGCAGCAAGGCCGGTGCCAATGGAGTCTAG